A DNA window from Gigantopelta aegis isolate Gae_Host chromosome 4, Gae_host_genome, whole genome shotgun sequence contains the following coding sequences:
- the LOC121372539 gene encoding tumor necrosis factor alpha-induced protein 3-like encodes MSRPQFLSKFAEANPEKVKRLENEILRNVDYSQEDSGKAYCFTNTFSFFLQVLPPLHRKEYNFVEHWSSVVFDCDMRDDLERNGVINWCPKASRLFPIKVKSDGNCLIHAICTAVWGIEDVGLNVRRLLAITLQSDPHQRFQTRWKQYQKNQDREMFDRPSLNTVTLDDNQWEREWAQVLHSARGDSAATTGIAAMPYTQLEAVHVYVLANIFKRPIILLGRDSIHTFSGSSLQANNLMGIYLPLERDPIECCPIPVILGFSMNHFCPLLGLDTQFDVGTSKLDDYLPLILANNSALPVRFLMDAGEERRANDLLKKYLKLKEFKSNIGTHVGAVIDYKPMPPPLNLLQDYKANFERLYREYYSQPLEANIRAERPPVQARYQYGNQQSGSSQLNAQQPVGSVPPSTRPAAADPMMQEASNVFTPVPCKTPNCEFFGNPAQGGMCTQCLQQHLKSESSRLQSQVPEAMAAEPSAPPPSMPLESTHPNVSLMGELCHGKCGYRCSSKTFPYCHKCAEKNRREALKKMKNEQRDPARGGSPPRLSSMDIEVNMRAGAAETSKVNDKHIAESQESGFSQGELYGLGTQLSSPMQESCAEISPSDIACITPQCARKGKANQGNRCNQCFVENAPATVTAAQHASPTVTAAQHAQIAPAKVSPMPQMEHTPIAVELSSYLQSAAGGFSKCVTPECVNPGFPGNSGYCTNCAIKLIEAKQYKPADVKIEKKICSSPGCEGMRLQGEKCETCFQQLHRRPPSPVENMAMAEVGESNDLETGIIESGTPSGVSVGCGRQVVYPEDKKKCASPMCSTMIYPPASLCEACLTILRCNSSTQSRVPTTSLSQPEQQGRHTAPIGKRCIMPGCDKLGDPSTADMCISCYGYQFVSNVGTSAQPPVVNREERRSFTAPILVPGPIQPQRSQSAQHGKKCTVTNCQRYGDPATGNMCTTCYHKHLSTPPAPLWIEPAVGAAPEGSDDRFNKMMTKVANTRKIQKICKKSTCDNYGNPTKEGFCNSCYPEYQKMKNRMLWAGEDRCG; translated from the exons ATGTCTAGACCACAATTCCTGAGTAAATTTGCAGAAGCTAATCCTGAGAAAGTAAAGCGACTGGAAAATGAAATTCTCCGCAATGTTGATTACAGTCAAGAAGATTCAGGAAAAGCATATTGCTTtaccaacacattttcattttttctcCAAGTGTTGCCGCCATTACATCGTAAAGAATATAATTTTGTTGAACATTGGAGTTCAGTGGTGTTTGACTGCGACATGAGAGATGACCTGGAAAGAAATGGTGTCATTAACTGGTGTCCAAAGGCCAGTCGCCTGTTTCCCATCAAAGTTAAAA GTGATGGGAACTGTTTAATCCATGCTATCTGTACGGCGGTTTGGGGTATTGAAGATGTCGGGCTGAACGTCAGACGATTGTTGGCAATCACACTTCAGAGCGATCCTCACCAGAGATTCCAGACCCGGTGGAAGCAGTATCAGAAAAATCAAGACAGAGAAATGTTTGACAGACCAAGTCTTAACACTGTTACTCTAGATGACAAT CAATGGGAGAGAGAGTGGGCACAGGTCCTTCACAGTGCCCGGGGCGACTCGGCAGCCACTACTGGTATCGCGGCCATGCCGTACACTCAGCTAGAAGCAGTCCATGTATATGTCCTTGCCAACATCTTCAAACGACCTATCATCCTTCTGGGCCGCGATAGTATCCACACATTTAGTGGATCCTCTCTGCAGGCTAACAATCTGATGGGCATTTATCTGCCATTGGAAAGAGATCCCATCGAATGTTGCCCCATCCCAGTCATCCTGGGTTTTAGCATGAACCACTTCTGTCCCCTGCTGGGGCTCGACACGCAGTTTGATGTCGGTACAAGCAAGTTGGACGACTATCTTCCGTTGATCTTGGCTAACAATTCAGCTCTGCCAGTCCGATTCCTAATGGATGCAGGTGAAGAAAGACGTGCTAACGATCTTttgaaaaagtatttaaaactgAAAGAGTTTAAAAGTAATATTGGAACACATGTTGGAGCTGTGATAGACTATAAACCAATGCCACCACCTCTGAATTTGTTGCAAGATTACAAGGCCAACTTTGAGAGGCTGTACAGAGAGTACTACTCTCAGCCTCTGGAAGCAAATATTAGAGCTGAACGTCCACCAGTTCAAGCAAGATACCAGTATGGCAACCAGCAGTCTGGGTCGTCACAGTTGAATGCTCAACAGCCGGTAGGCAGTGTGCCACCATCAACGAGACCAGCTGCAGCAGATCCCATGATGCAGGAGGCAAGTAATGTGTTCACACCAGTACCGTGTAAGACTCCTAACTGTGAATTCTTTGGCAACCCTGCCCAGGGAGGAATGTGCACACAATGCCTCCAGCAACATTTGAAGTCTGAAAGTAGTCGGTTGCAGTCACAGGTTCCTGAGGCTATGGCAGCAGAACCCTCAGCCCCTCCACCGTCGATGCCTCTCGAGTCTACACACCCCAATGTGTCTCTAATGGGGGAGTTGTGTCATGGAAAGTGTGGATATAGATGCTCCAGCAAGACCTTTCCATACTGTCATAAATGTGCAGAGAAGAACAGAAGAGAAGCAttgaagaagatgaagaatGAGCAGAGGGATCCTGCGAGAGGTGGAAGCCCGCCCCGGCTGTCATCCATGGACATTGAAGTCAACATGAGAGCAGGTGCTGCAGAGACCAGCAAGGTGAATGACAAGCACATAGCAGAAAGTCAGGAGAGTGGCTTTTCACAAGGAGAGTTGTACGGATTGGGAACTCAACTAAGTTCACCCATGCAAGAGTCATGCGCTGAGATATCGCCCAGTGATATTGCATGCATCACTCCTCAGTGTGCTAGGAAAGGAAAGGCCAATCAAGGAAATCGATGTAACCAATGCTTCGTAGAGAATGCACCAGCCACTGTTACTGCTGCACAGCATGCATCACCCACTGTTACTGCTGCACAGCATGCACAAATAGCTCCAGCTAAGGTCAGCCCCATGCCACAGATGGAGCACACACCCATAGCCGTAGAGTTATCATCGTACCTGCAGTCTGCAGCAGGAGGCTTCTCAAAGTGTGTCACACCAGAGTGTGTGAACCCCGGTTTCCCGGGCAATTCTGGCTATTGTACAAACTGTGCGATAAAACTAATTGAAGCCAAGCAATACAAGCCCGCTGACGTGAAAATAGAAAAGAAGATTTGTTCTTCACCAGGATGTGAGGGAATGAGGCTGCAAGGCGAGAAGTGTGAGACATGTTTCCAGCAACTCCACCGAAGGCCTCCGAGTCCCGTAGAAAACATGGCCATGGCGGAAGTGGGTGAATCGAATGATCTTGAAACTGGCATCATTGAGTCTGGGACGCCGTCGGGAGTTTCTGTGGGCTGTGGGCGACAGGTGGTGTACCCAGAGGACAAGAAGAAGTGTGCCAGTCCGATGTGCAGCACGATGATCTACCCACCAGCCAGTCTGTGTGAGGCGTGCCTCACCATCCTCCGCTGCAACTCGTCCACACAGAGCAGAGTGCCAACCACCAGCTTGTCACAACCAG AGCAGCAGGGTAGACACACGGCCCCGATCGGTAAAAGATGCATCATGCCTGGCTGTGACAAGTTGGGAGACCCCAGTACTGCAGACATGTGCATCAGTTGCTATGGCTATCAGTTTGTGTCCAATGTTGGCACATCTGCACAGCCTCCTGTAGTAAACCGTG AGGAGCGACGCAGCTTCACAGCTCCCATACTTGTGCCAGGGCCGATACAACCACAAAGATCGCAGTCCGCCCAACATGGTAAGAAATGCACCGTAACTAACTGCCAGAGATACGGAGACCCTGCCACAGGTAACATGTGCACAACCTGTTACCATAAACACTTGTCCACACCTCCTGCACCATTGTGGATTGAACCGGCGGTGGGGGCGGCACCAGAGGGCTCGGACGACCGCTTCAACAAGATGATGACCAAAGTGGCGAACACGAGGAAAATTCAGAAGATCTGTAAGAAGTCAACCTGTGATAATTATGGAAATCCCACGAAGGAAGGCTTTTGTAACAGCTGTTACCCAGAGTACCAGAAAATGAAAAACCGAATGCTGTGGGCTGGTGAAGACAGATGTGGGTAG